One window of the Polypterus senegalus isolate Bchr_013 chromosome 18, ASM1683550v1, whole genome shotgun sequence genome contains the following:
- the zbtb1 gene encoding zinc finger and BTB domain-containing protein 1, whose product MPRPNHSEHVLQQLNNQREWGFLCDCCIAIGDIYFRAHKAVLAACSSYFRMMFIKDQQVMARLNLSNLQISAECFDLILQLMYLGRIVVGPYEFEELKAAMTYLQLYYIPESLEDLKDITGVNLDVSSCVGPANSKMLFGVRMYEHQRRSSGEAEHLQPATSSTSTVQSSSCSSNGSRAMEEITLPLVTPLLDGMNDQPCDLRKKPSGKSSTFKERPRFGRTYTCDDCGFVFSCEKLLIEHILTCTNRKAFSTPKLGTSGDNDFSKTESSASESSEEQSIVYKMDTVWPEQKPDGENQSGETVIKAVRLVGDGTQPLVRSGLLVKSEPEEASALDLGDIKVVQVTDNCMDGCIQNDGYNVEVKECHLYVKEKEVGRSVKDDRSGDLFEVQLSKKENKASLMQKPPVKEETADIACITCEVCGVSLLEEDQSSHYIACHMGHICACGKCGQILIKGRQLQEHAQNCGETQDLETDVLVEEPICEDKPLLDDTDMFDSDIISSCQIYKDGQFVFRCPHCGQHFENEKSIVEHISKCTEQEVLRNSLVEESERDHRRKHFCSICGKGFYQRCHLREHYTVHTREKQFTCQTCGKQFLRERQLRLHNDMHKGMARYLCPVCDQGTFLKHDHVRHMISHLSAGETICQVCFQIFPNNDQLEQHMDVHLYICGVCGEKFRLRKDMRSHYNTKHTKKF is encoded by the coding sequence ATGCCCAGGCCAAACCACAGTGAACATGTCCTTCAGCAGCTGAATAACCAGCGAGAATGGGGCTTTCTTTGTGACTGCTGCATAGCTATTGGGGACATCTACTTCCGTGCTCATAAAGCAGTTCTGGCTGCGTGCAGTTCCTATTTCCGAATGATGTTTATCAAAGATCAACAAGTCATGGCCCGTCTCAACCTAAGCAACTTGCAGATCAGCGCAGAATGTTTCGACCTCATCTTACAGCTGATGTACCTTGGGAGAATTGTGGTGGGGCCTTATGAGTTTGAGGAACTGAAGGCTGCCATGACTTACTTGCAGCTCTATTATATTCCTGAATCCCTTGAGGATCTTAAAGACATCACGGGGGTGAATCTAGATGTATCTTCGTGCGTGGGCCCTGCCAACAGTAAAATGCTCTTCGGAGTCCGCATGTATGAGCATCAGAGACGTAGCAGCGGAGAAGCAGAACATTTGCAGCCAGCCACGAGCTCGACATCTACTGTGcaaagcagcagctgcagcagcaATGGCAGCAGAGCAATGGAAGAGATAACCCTTCCCCTGGTGACTCCCTTATTGGATGGCATGAATGACCAGCCGTGTGACCTGCGTAAAAAGCCTTCTGGGAAGAGCTCAACCTTCAAAGAGCGCCCCAGATTTGGACGAACTTACACCTGCGATGACTGCGGCTTTGTTTTCAGCTGTGAGAAGCTGTTGATTGAGCACATCCTAACCTGCACCAACAGAAAGGCATTTTCAACGCCCAAGCTGGGTACAAGTGGGGACAACGACTTCAGCAAGACTGAGAGCTCCGCTTCAGAGTCTTCAGAAGAGCAGAGCATTGTTTATAAAATGGACACGGTCTGGCCAGAGCAGAAACCGGATGGTGAAAATCAAAGCGGTGAAACGGTTATTAAAGCAGTCCGACTGGTAGGAGATGGCACCCAACCTTTGGTGCGAAGCGGCCTCCTTGTTAAAAGTGAACCAGAGGAAGCGTCTGCCCTGGATTTGGGAGATATTAAAGTGGTTCAGGTTACTGATAACTGCATGGATGGCTGCATTCAGAACGATGGATACAATGTTGAGGTGAAGGAATGTCATTTGTACGTAAAAGAGAAGGAAGTCGGTCGTTCCGTGAAGGACGACAGAAGCGGCGACCTCTTTGAAGTTCAGTTATCGAAGAAGGAAAATAAGGCAAGTTTAATGCAAAAGCCACCTGTGAAGGAAGAAACTGCAGATATAGCCTGCATTACTTGCGAGGTGTGTGGCGTATCACTTCTGGAGGAAGACCAGTCCTCCCATTACATAGCCTGTCACATGGGCCACATTTGTGCCTGTGGAAAATGTGGCCAGATATTAATCAAAGGCAGGCAGTTGCAAGAGCACGCCCAAAACTGTGGCGAAACACAGGATCTTGAGACCGATGTCTTGGTCGAAGAGCCCATTTGCGAAGATAAGCCCTTGTTGGATGACACTGATATGTTTGACAGTGACATCATCAGCTCCTGTCAGATATACAAGGATGGACAATTTGTCTTCCGCTGTCCACACTGTGGCCAACATTTTGAAAACGAGAAGTCGATTGTAGAGCATATTTCCAAGTGCACGGAGCAGGAGGTGCTGAGGAATTCCTTAGTGGAAGAGAGTGAGCGGGACCACCGGAGAAAGCACTTCTGCAGTATCTGCGGTAAGGGTTTTTACCAGCGATGCCACCTTCGAGAACATTATACCGTTCACACAAGAGAGAAACAGTTCACGTGCCAGACTTGCGGAAAGCAGTTCTTGCGAGAACGCCAATTGCGGCTGCACAACGACATGCATAAGGGGATGGCCCGGTACTTGTGCCCTGTCTGCGACCAAGGGACATTCCTCAAGCATGATCACGTGCGTCACATGATCTCGCACCTGTCGGCTGGGGAAACGATATGTCAAGTGTGCTTCCAGATCTTTCCTAACAACGACCAACTGGAGCAACACATGGATGTGCATTTGTACATCTGCGGAGTGTGTGGGGAGAAATTCCGCTTGAGGAAAGACATGAGGAGTCATTACAATACTAAGCACACCAAAAAATTCTGA